The genomic DNA TAGGCCATAGCCGAGGACCCTAGGAGGATTCATGCTTTACTTGTAAGACACTACCCCGTGGTAGACTCGGCCCGTGGACGCCCCCTTGACCCAGCCCTCGGAAGAGGCGCTCCTCTCCTCCCTGAACCAGGCCCAACGCCAGGCGGTCATGCACTTTGAGGGGCCAGCTTTGGTGGTGGCGGGGGCGGGAAGCGGCAAGACCCGCACCGTGGTCCACCGGGTGGCCTACCTCATGGCCAAGCGGGGGGTGTACCCCTCGGAGATCCTGGCGGTCACCTTTACCAATAAGGCCGCCGAGGAGATGCGGGAGCGCCTTAGGCGCATGGTGAGGGGGGCAGGGGAGCTTTGGGTTTCCACCTTCCACTCCGCCGCCTTGCGCATCCTTAGGGTCTATGGGGAAAGGGTGGGGCTTAGGCCCGGCTTTGTGGTCTACGACGAGGACGACCAGACCGCCCTCCTCAAGGAGGTGCTGAAGGAGCTGGGCCTTGCCGCCCGCCCCGGGCCCATCAAGGGCCTTCTGGACCGGGCCAAGAACCGGGGGGAGGCACCCGAGTCCCTCCTTTCGGAGCTTCCCGACTACTACGCCGGGCTTAGCCGGGGAAGGCTTTTGGATGTGCTGAAGCGCTACGAGGAGGCCCTAAGGGCCCAGGGGGCCTTGGACTTTGGGGACATCCTCCTCTATGCCCTGCGCCTTCTGGAGGAGGACCGGGAGGTCTTGAAGCGGGTGAGGAAGCGGGCCCGGTTCATCCACGTGGACGAGTACCAGGACACCAACCCCGTCCAATACCGCTTCACCAAGCTTTTGGCGGGGGAGGAGGCCAACCTCATGGCCGTGGGGGACCCGGACCAGGGGATCTACTCCTTCCGCGCCGCCGACATCAAGAACATCCTGGACTTTACCCGGGACTTCCCCGGGGCCAAGGTGTACCGCCTCGAGGAAAACTACCGCTCCACCGAGGCCATCCTGCGCTTTGCCAACGCCCTCATCGTCCATAACGCCCTCCGCCTGGAAAAGACCCTAAGGCCGGTGAAGCCGGGGGGGGAGCCCGTGCGCCTCTATAGGGCTAAGGACGCCCGGGACGAGGCCCGCTTCGTGGCCGAGGAGATCGGGCGCCTGGGGCCCCCCTTGGACCGGGTGGCGGTGCTCTACCGCACCAACGCCCAAAGCCGCCTCCTGGAGCAGGCCCTGGCCTCCCGGGGGATCCCCGCGCGGGTGGTGGGCGGGGTGGGGTTCTTTGAGCGAGCTGAGGTAAAGGACCTCCTGGCCTATGCCCGCCTTAGCCTGAACCCCTTGGATGCGGTAAGCCTTAAACGGGTGCTGAACACCCCTCCTAGGGGCATCGGCCCGGCTACGGTGGAGAAGGTGGAGGCCTTGGCCCGGGAGCTGGGGTTACCCCTTTATGAGGCCTTGAAGGTGGCGGTGGGGAGCCTAGCTCGCCCCGCCCCCGTGCGCCACTTCCTGGCCCTTATGGAGGAGCTTCAGGAGCTGGCCTTTGGCCCTGCGGAAGGGTTTTTCCGCCACCTCCTCGAGGCCACCGACTACCCCGCCTACCTGAAAGAGGCCTACCCCGAGGACTACGAGGACCGGCTGGAGAACGTGGAGGAGCTCTTAAGGGCCGCCAGAGAGGCGGAGGGGCTTATGGAGTTCCTGGACAAGGTGGCCCTTACCGCCCGGGCGGAGGAGCCTGGAGAGCCTGGGGGCAAGGTGGCCCTCATGACCCTGCACAACGCCAAGGGGCTGGAGTTTCCCGTGGTCTTTGTGGTGGGGGTGGAGGAGGGGTTGTTGCCCCACCGCTCCTCCTTGAGCACCCTGGAGGGTTTGGAAGAGGAAAGGCGCCTCTTCTACGTGGGGGTGACCCGGGCCCAGGAGAGGCTTTACCTCTCCTATGCGGAGGAAAGGGAGGTTTACGGGCGCACCGAGGCTACCCGGCCAAGCCGCTTCCTGGAGGAGGTGGAGGAGGGGCTTTACCAGGAATATGACCCCTACCGGACCCCCACCAAGGCCCCTCCAGCCCACCGGCCCAAGCCCGGGGCCTTCAAGGGCGGGGAAAAGGTGGTCCACCCCCGTTTCGGCCAAGGCACGGTGGTGGCGGCCATGGGGGATGAGGTGACCGTGCACTTTGAGGGGGTGGGTTTAAAGCGGCTTTCCCTGAAGTACGCGGACTTGAGACCCTTGGGGTGAAGCCGTGCGGCAAGACCACAAGACCCGTCCCCTGGCTTTCTTCTACCGAGCCCCCTCGCCCTTCTTTGACCGCCTGGCAGCGGAGGTGGCCACCCTTCGGCTTCCCCTTTTCCCCTACCCGGTGGAAACCCAAGACCCCTTCGCCCTCCTTCCTTGCCTCAAGCCCCTGGGCCTGGCGGGGGCGGTGCTGGCGGAGGCCATTCCGCTTCCCAAGGAATCCGCAGGGCTCTTCCTGGAGGCCGAGGCCCGGGGGGTGGGCCTTGTGGACCTCCTGGTGCCCCGGGTAGGGGGGGTGGCGGGGCAGTACACGGAAGGGGTAGCCCTGGAGCGCTTCCTTTCCCTCCATTTCCCCGGGGCCAGGGGGCTTTGGCTGGGGCCCTTGAGGCCCTCCTTGGCGCCCTTCTTGCGCCCATTGGGCCAGGTTTCCGTGGCGGCCCCCAGCTTTGTTGAAGGGGATAGCTTTCTGGCCCGCCTGCCCGAGCGGGCCCGGGGGCACGTGGCCTTACGGCCGGAGGAGGCTAGGGCCCTCTCCCTAAGGGCCGACCTCCTCCTTTACGCTGGAGGACGGATTAACCTGGATTATCTCCAGCCATTCCACGCCCTGGTGGCCCTCTCCCCAGTGGACCTTTGGGTTTGGGAAAGGGTGCAGGTGGTCTACTCCCCGGAGGACCTCCTGGGCTTTAGGGTGAGGGCGGTCCTCGAGGGGCTCGGCTATCCCCTTTGACGGGCCTCTCGGGCCAGAAGCCCCATGCTAAGGGCGATCAGAATGAAGGCGATCAGGGCCTGCAAGGGGATGGGGAACTGGGGTATGTACTCCACGTTGCAGGGCACCGGGGGCTTGCAGGCCAGGGTGAAGAGGTCGGGGAAGCGCTGTTCCAGGAGGTGCAGGGTGCTAAACCCGGCTCCCACGAGGGAAAGGGCCAGGCTATAGGGCCAGACAGCGAGGTCCTGCCGCCAAAGGGCGAGGCCCAGGAGGACGGCCTGGGGGTACATGAAGATCCTTTGGTACCAGCAGAGCTCGCAGGGCAAAAAAAGCCGCACCTCGGAGTAGTAAAGGCTTCCCAAGGTGGCCACCAAGGCCACCACCCAAGAGAAGGCGAGCAGGAGAAGGCCGCGGTTCATGGGGTGAGCATACCGCTAGACTAGGGCTCATGGCGGAAGCCGAACTCCAAGAGGGCGAAGACTTCTATTGGGAGGAGGGGCGGATGGTTTTCACGGAGGTTTATCTCCGCAAACGGGGGTATTGCTGCGGCACGGGTTGTCGCCACTGCCCCTGGCCTAGGGGGGAAGAGGAAGCTTAAGCTTCCAATAGCGCCTCCACAAAGGCCTCCGCGTCAAAGGGCTGGAGGTCGTCGGGGCCTTCCCCCACCCCGATGAACTTGATGGGCACCCTTAACGTGCGCACGATGGGAACCAGGACCCCCCCCTTGGCGGTGCCGTCCAGCTTGGTGACGATCACCCCGGTAAGCCCCACCGCCTCGTGGAAGCGCCTGGCCTGTTCCAGGCCGTTTTGCCCGGTGACGGCGTCCAGCACCAGCCAGACCTCCTTGGGCTCCCCGGGGTCTGCCTTGGCGATGGCCCGCTTCACCTTTTTTAGCTCCTCCATGAGGTTGTGCTTGGTGTGGAGGCGGCCTGCGGTGTCCACCAGCAGGAGATCGTAACCCCGGGCTTTGCGGGCACTGGCGGCATCAAAGGCTAAAGCGGCGGGGTCGGCGCCTTCGGGCCCCTGGATGACGGGGACGCCAAGCCGCTTTCCCCACTCGGCGAGCTGGGCTCCCCCGGCGGCGCGGAAGGTATCCCCAGCGCAGAACATGACCTTCTTGCCCAGGTTTCGGTAGTAGCGGCCCAGTTTGGCGATGGTGGTGGTCTTGCCCACCCCGTTCACCCCCACCATGAGGACCACGTGCCCTTGGGGTTCCACGGGCTTCAGGTTTTGCGGGCGGAAGCCCAGTTTCCTCAGGGTGGCCCGGCGCTCGTCCGGCTCCAGCATCTGCACAAGCTTCTCCTTGACCGCCTCCTTCAGGTCCTTCCGCCCGGAGGCCTTCACCTCGGCGAGGAGCTCTTCGGTGGCCTCGAGGCCCACATCGGCGGCCAGGAGGGCCATCTCCAGCTCCTCCAGGACCTCTTCGGGACTTCCCCCCCAGGGGATGGCCTTGAGGAGGGTTTCCCGGGTTTTGGCCAGTCCGGCCTTTAGTCGGTCAAAAAAGCCCATGGATTCCTTTGGCGCCGGTTTTTAGGCCTAGCGGAAGCTCACCCCCAAGGCGAACTGCCAGACCTTGGGGAAGTCGGCGAAGCCATAAACGTAGGTGGCCTCCAGGAAAAGGCCCGTGGAGGGGTCCAGAAGCCCTTCCAACCCCCCGGTAAAGCTCACCCCAGCGGTAAGGCTTGGCCCCACCACCGCGCTAAGCCCCCCGCCGAAATAGGGAAGGAGGCCTGCCAGGGTAGGGTCGTACTGGCCCAGGTCGGGCTTGAAGAGGAGGGCGGCCTCGAGGGCCACCCCCGGGGGTGCCGGGGCCAGCATGGCGGCAAGCCGGCCCGAGAGGTTCTGCCTCAGGCGATTTTCCAGCCCGGCTCCAAAGGTCAGGCCCAAAACTTCCCCATAGCCGAAGCGCATCTGAATGGCCGTTTGGGCGTAGGCTAGGCCAAGGAGGGCGGCAAGGAGGAGAAAAGCCCGCTTCATCCCCCCAGTATATCCTTTTTGCGTAGTTGTTCCCTAGGCCTCTACAGGATTTCCTCCACCGAAGGACCTCACCGGGGCCCCCACTCTGCCATCAGGCAGAGTGGGGTGGTTTTAGGGCCCGTTCCAGGCGGGAAAGGGCCCGTTCCTTGCCCAATAGGGCCATGATCTCAAAAAGCCCCGGGGTTTCTAGGCTTCCCGTGAGGGCCGCCCTTAAGGGCTGGGCCACCTGGCCAAGCTTGAGGCCTTTTTCCTGGGCCAAGCCCCGGAGAAGGGCATCCAAACTGGCCTCGCTCCAGTCCCCCTGGGCCCTTAGGAGAGGCTCCACCTCCTTCAGGACCGGGAGGCCTTCCTTCAGCTTCTCTAAGGCCTTCGCTCCCATGGGATAGTCTTCGGAGAAGAGGTAGCGGGCCTTTTCCGGAAGTTCCTTCAAGGTGTCAAACCGGGGACGCATGAGCTCCACCGCCCGCCTTAAATAGGCCTCGTCCGGCCAAGAGAGCCCCGCTTCTCTCAGGAAGGGTTTCACCCTTTCCGCCACCTCCTCCAGGGGGAGGACCTCGCGGATGTACTTCCCGTTGAGCCAGCGCAGCTTCTCCAGGTCAAAGACCGGACCCCCCAGGGAAACCCGCTCCCAAGTGAAGGCCTGGATGAGCTCTTCCAGGGTGAAGATCTCCCGCCCATCGGGCATGGAGAAGCCCATGAGGGCCAGGTAGTTGCGTAGGGCCTCGGGCAAAAACCCTTCAGCCCGGTACCACTCCAAGGAGGTGTGGCTTTTCCGCTTGCTGATCTTGGTCTTGTCGGGGTTTCTCAGGAGGGGCATGTGGTAGAACTTGGGCACTTCCCAGCCAAAGGCCTGGTAGAGGAGGACGTGGATGGGGGTGGAAACCAGCCACTCCTCCGCCCGGATCACGTCCGTCACCCCCATGAGGTGGTCGTCCACCACGTTGGCCAGGTGGTAGGTGGGGTAGCCGTCGGACTTGAGGAGGACCACATCGGGGATCTCCCCATTGTCGTAGACCACCACCCCCCGAAGCTCGTCTTTAACCTCCGTGGTGCCGGGCCTGGGCACCTTGAGGCGGATCACGTGGGGCTCGCCCCTTTTGGCCCGTTCCTCCGCTTCCTCAGGTGGGATATTGCGGGCGCGGCCGTCGTAGCCCCCCTTCTCCTTGCGGATCCTTTCCAACTCCTCGGGGGTTTCAAAGGCCCGGTAAGCCCATCCCCGCCTTAGGAGCTCCTGGGCGTGTTCCCGGTAAAGGGGGAGCCTTTCCGACTGGCGATAGGGCCCGTGGGGTCCCCCGATGTCGGGGCCTTCGTCGTAGGGGATGCCGAGCCACTTAAGGGCAGCCAGGATGCGCTCCTCGGCTCCGGGGACGTAACGGGTGCGGTCGGTGTCCTCTATGCGCACCAGGAAACGGCCCCGGTTTTTCTTGGCCCACACGTAGTTGAAAAGGGCGATATACGCTGTCCCCACATGGGGGTCCCCCGTGGGGCTTGGGGCGATGCGGGTCACCACCATACCTCGCCCATTATCTCACCCAGGGCTAAAGGTTGGGCCTTACCCTGGGAGGTAATGGACGGGGAGCTTTTGGCCAAGGGGTTGCGCAAGCGCTACGGCCCCAGGGAGGTGGTGCGGGGGGTGGACCTAAGCCTCAAGCGGGGGGAGATCGTGGCCCTCTTCGGCCCCAACGGGGCGGGGAAGACCACCACCTTCTACATGGTGGTGGGGTTTATCCGGCCTACTGCGGGGAGCATTTTTCTGAAAGGGCAGGAGGTGGGCCGCCTCCCCATGTACCGCCGGGCCCGGCTGGGCCTGGGGTATCTCCCCCAGGAGCCTTCCGCCTTTCGGCGCATGACCGTTTTGGAAAACCTCCTGGCCGTTTTGGAGTTCCAGCCCCTTTCCCGCAAGGAGCGGCTGGAGAAGGCCAAGGCCCTTTTGGAGGAGCTTTCCATCTACCACCTCAAGGACCAGATGGCCTACGCCCTTTCCGGGGGGGAAAGAAGGCGGCTGGAGATGGCCAGAGCCCTTTGTACTGACCCAGACTTCATCCTTCTGGACGAACCCTTCACCGGGGTGGACCCGAAAAACGTGAAGGAGATCCAAAAGGTCATTGCCGAACTTCGGGAGAGGCGGGGGGTGGGGGTCTTCATCACCGACCACGCGGTGCGGGAGACCCTGGCCATCACCGACCGGGTTTACGTGATGTACGATGGGGAGATCCTCTTCCACGGCGACCCCGAGACCTTTGCCCGGGACCAGGGGGTACGGAGGCACTACCTGGGGGAAGACTACGAGCTTTAGGCCATGACCTTCTGGGCCCTTCTCTTTCTGATCCTTTTCCTGGCCGCCCTTGTGGCCTACCTGGGGGACAGGGTGGCCAAGTGGGCGGGGAAGCGCCACTACCGCCTTTTTGGCCTCAGGCCCCGGCAGACGGCCACCCTGGTGGCGGTCCTCACGGGGGTGGGGATCGCCCTATTCAGCTACCTGGGGTTTCTCCTGGTGTTCCGGGAGGCTAGGGAGGTGATCCTCGAGGCCCAGGCCATCCGGGCCGAGCGGGACCAGCTAAGAAGGGAGCAGCAGGTCCTTTTGGAGGCCAAGGCGGCCATGGAGGCCGAGGCCAGCAGGGCCTTGGCGGAACTCAACGCCCTGAGGGAGGAAAGGAGAACCCTGCTCCAGGCCCTGGAGCAGGCGGGAGTTGTGAGGAGCCGCCTGGAGGAGGAGGCCAAGGCCCTGGCCTCCCAGGTCAAGGCCCTGGAGGGGGAAAGGGAAACCCTCCTTAAGGAGCGGGCGGCCCTACAGGCGGAGCGCCAGGCCCTGGCCCAGCTTCTGGAGGAAAGAAACCAAGAGTTGGCCAAGAAGACAGCGGAGCTTACGGAGAAGGCTCGGGAACTCAAAGCCTTGGAGCAGCGCTTGACCGTCCTCCAGGAGGCGGCCAAGCGGGCGGAGGCGGAAAAAGCCCGTTTCACCGAGGAAAAGAGGCGTCTGCAGGGGGATGTGCTTCAGGCCCTCGCCCGCTTGGAGGAAACCCGACGGGAGCGCCAAGCCCTGGCGCAAGAGGTCGAGGCCTTGAGGGGCAGGCTCGCCAGGGCCAGGGAGGAACTTCTAAAGACGGAGGAAAGGGTGCGGAGCCTTCTGGTGCAGGCCGAGGTGCTTCAGGGAGAACGGGGCCAGCTTTCCCAAAGCCTCGTCCGCCTGAGCCAAGGCCTCTACCTGGGGGAGGTGCGCCTGGGGGCGGAGGAGGGGAGGGAGGCCCTGGAGCGGGTGGCGGAGCGGCGGGCCCGGCTACAGGGTTTCCGGGGCGTAGAGCTTTTGGGAGAGGCCACGGGCCCAGGCCTGGCGGTGCTGGAGGGAGCTGGGTACCAGGAGGGGAGGCTTCTAGTGCGGGTGCGCTTCTATCCGGAGCGGCGGGCCTTTGCCCAGGGGGAGGTGCTGGCGGCCCGCACCTTCCGCCTATCCACCCCGGCCCGGGATCAGGAGGTCCTGGAGGCCCTGGGGGAGGCCATGAGGAAAAGGCTTTTGGAGGCGGGTTTTCCCCCAGAGTACGCCACCTTTCCCTCACCGGAGGAGCTGGCCCGGGGGCTTAACCTCCTTCAGGGAAGGAGGGGAGTGGTGCGGGTGGGGGTGGTGGCCGCCAAGGAGGCGTGGACCACGGAAAAGCCTCTGCTTTCCTTCCAGCTCCTAGGCGGGCCGCCGGGCCCGGAGGTACCGGTCCCGACCCGCCAGGTCCCGTAGCACCTCCACATCTATCCATCCCCTGGCCTTAAGTTCCTCAGCCAGGAGGTGGACGTTTTCCGGGGCCAGTTCCAGGAGGAGAAACCCGCCCGGCTTGAGGGCTTGCCAGGCCTCCTGGGCCAGGGGCTGGGCCACATCCAGCCCTTGCCTTCCCGCATAGAGGGCCCAGGGGCTTTCCCAGGCCAGTTCCCGGGGAGCTTGGGCCCGGTAGGCCTCGGGCAGGTAGGGGGGGTTGGAGACAAGGAGGTCCAGATCCTTCAACCCGCCGGTGAGGGGAGCCTGGAGGAAGGCCACCTGCAGGCCCAGCCTGTGGGCGTTCTCCCGGGCTAAGGCCAGGGCCTCGGGATCGGTGTCCGTGGCCCACACCTGGGCCTCCGGAAGGTGTTTTTTTAGGGCCAGGGCGATGGCCCCGGTACCCGTGCCCACGTCCAGGATGCGGGGGGCATGGGGCAAGGGGAGGCTTAGGGCCAGCTCCACCAGGCCTTCCGTTTCCGGGCGGGGGATGAGGACCCCTTCGGCCACCTTGAGGGGCAGGCCAAAAAACTCCACCTCCCCTAGAAGGTACTGCAGGGGATAGCCCGCAAGGCGCCTTTCCAAGAGGGTCAGGGCTTTTTCTTCCGTACCTGGGGGTGGGGCTTGGGAGAGATGGAGGAGAAGCTCCTTGCGGGAAAGGCCCGAGGCCAAGGCCAAAAGGTCCAGGGCCTCCCCTTCGGGAAGCCCTGCGGTCCTAAGCCTCTCCTGGAGTTCTCGCAGGAGCCTGACCACGGGGGTAGACCACCACGTGCCGCTCCTCCCCCTCCCCTTGGCTTTCCGTGGTCACCTGGGGGTGGTTTTTGAGGAGCATGTGCACGATGCGGCGCTCGGAGGGGCGCATGGGGGGAAGGTGCAAGGGCTCCTGGGTCATGGCCACGGTAAGGGCCGCCTCCTCGGCGATCTTGCGGATCTTTTCCTCCTGGCGCTTGCGGTAGCCGGCGGCGTCCAGGACCACCCGGTAGGCCCCGCCGAAATGCTTGGCCAGCACCACCCCGGCCAGGTACTCCACCGCCTTCAGGGTGCGCCCCTCCTTGCCGATGAAGCGCCCCAGGTCCCCGCCCTTGACCTCGGCCTTGAGGACGTTGCCCTCCTGGCGGACCTCCACGTAATGGGCGGGGTCCAGCCGCAGGAGAAGCCCCACCAGGAAGTTTTCCAGCACCTCCTTGGGCCCTTTTTCTGCAGGCTCCTTTCCCGCCTCTTTTAACTCCACCTCCACCGGGGCTTCCTCCAATACCCCCAGGTCGGAGAGGAGGTCGTCAATGCTCTTTTTCTTCTCGTCCATGCCCTCAGTTTACGCCGCCAGGGGCTTAAGGCTCTTGTTGATGAGCCACTGCTGCACCAAGCCGATCAGGTTGGAAAGGACCCAGTAGAGGGTCACCCCCGAGGGGAACTGCAGGACCAGGAAGATGAAGATCAGGTTCATGAAGAGGCTTTGCCGGATCAGGTCCTTATTTCCGTGGGCGGAAAGCCAGGTGGAGAGGAAGGTGGAGGCCACGTAGAGGGCGGGGAGGATGTAGAAGGGGTCGGGGAGGGCCAGATCGGGGATCCAGAGGAGGCCTTGGCCGAACTCGTAGTTGGCGATGACCTTCCAGAGGATGAAGAGGATGGGCATCTGGATGAAAAGGGGTAGGCAGCCGGCGGCGGGGTTCACCTTGTGCTCCTGGTAGAGCTTCATGGTGGCCTCCGCCCGCTTGTTGGGGTCGTCCTTGTACTTCTCGTTGATCTTCTGGATGAGGGGCTGGAGGCGTTGCATCTCCGCCATGCTCTTGAACTGCTGGTGCATGAGGGGCCAAAGGAGGAGGCGCACCACCAGGGTCAGGAAGAGGATGGCCAGGCCCCAGCTACCCGTATAGCGGAAGGCCACCTCCATGAGCCAGAGGAGGCCCAAGGAGAGCTGCCCCCAGATGTTGGGGGCGAAGAGGCCAGGGAGGGGAAGAAGGCCTTCCACGTGGAAGCGGACCAGCTCGTTCTGCCCCCCGTAAAGCCTCAGGGTTTCCCCGGGAGCGAGGGTGAGGGTCCCCTCCTTGCCCACCAGTTTCCCCGCCAAGGGTTTCTCGGCAAAGGCCACCAGGGCGTACCCCGCCTTGGGCTTGGTCTGCCAGGCTAGGTAGGCCATGGGACCTTCCCCGCTTGGGGTAGGTTCCTTTTGGCCCTCCAGGAACACCTTGGGGCTTCCTTGGGCAGAAAGCCTTAGGGTGAGGGGGAAGTCGGCGGTAATCTGGACGGTGTAGCGGCCCTTTTCTATGCGGTAGGTGAGGGTGCCCTCTGCGCCTTGGAAACGGGCCAGGAGGCGGCCATCCTGCACCAAAAACTCCGTCCTTTCCGGGGTGAAGCCGATGGGGGCTACCACGGGGCCATTGGCGGAGAGGTTAGGGGCCCGGGTGTAGTCGTTGAAGGCCGTGCCCTTGTAGGTCTTCACGTACCAGCCCACCACCTGGCCCTTTTGGTCAAAGGCCAGGTCCATGAGGTTGGTGACGGCCACCTTTTCCGGCACCCCGTCCCCGTTTACGTCCTGGTCCTTGAAGCCCGCCTCGAGGGCCATCGCGCTTAGGCCGAGCAGGAAAAGGAGGGGTAAAAGCCTTTTCATCTTGCCTCCTTCTGGGTCTTGACGGTACTCCTGGGTGGGAAGACCAAGGGTACCGGGTCCAGCCCCCCAGGGTGCAGAGGATGGCACTTCAGGATGCGCCTGGCGGCCAGGTAGCTACCCCATAAGGCGCCATGGCGCTCCAGGGCCTCGAGGGCATAGGCGGAACAGGTGGGGTGGAAGCGGCAGGTCCTGGGTTTGAGGGGGGAGATGAACCTGCGGTAGGCCTTAACCAAAAGGATCAGTACGCCGCGCACGCCGCCTATTGTATCAGCCCGCTCTTCTTGAGGGCGCGGGTGAGGTCCTGGAAGAGTTCAGCATAGGTGGCCTCCCGGGCCTCGGGGCTGGCGATCACCAGGAGGTGGGCCTTGGGGAGGTGGAGGCGGCGGAGGATCTCCCTCAGGCGGCGCTTGATGCGGTTGCGCACCACCGCCTTGCCCACCTTCTTGGACACCACGATCCCCACCCGTAGCTGGGCGGCGGGGAGCCACTTGACGTTGACAAAACGACCCCGCCCAGCACGGCCTTGGCGGAGCCTCTGAAAGGCGCGATCGCCCTTTAGGGAGAGGAGTTTGCCCCCCGCTTTTGGGGGGGCAGGCCTTAGGCGTTCACCCTTGGGGTGAGGCGCCAGCGGCCCTTCTGCCTTCTCCGCTTCAACACCTTCCTGCCGCCTGGGGTCCGCATGCGGGCCCGGAAGCCGTGGGTTTTGGCCCGTTTCCTCCGGTTGGGTTGCCAGGTCCTTTTCATCCATTGCCCTCCTTTGGGGCCTTGGCCCCCAATACCCTAAAGAGTGTAGCATAAGAGGGGCTATACTAGGCCTAACGGTTTTTTACACCCGGGCAAGAGAACGTTGACATAGACCTGGGTTCCCTTTATACTTCCCCCCAAACGGTTGTTAGGGAGGACCTCCGTGGCCCAGCTTGAGGTGGAAAACGTCACCCTAACCTTCGGCGGCGTGGCCGCCCTTGCCTCGGTTTCCTTGGCGGTGGAGAAGGGGGAGCTGGTTTCCGTCATCGGCCCCAACGGGGCGGGGAAGACCAGCCTCCTAAACTGCATCTCGGGGTTTTACCACCCCCAGCGAGGACGGATCCTCTTTGAGGGACAGGAGATCACCCGCTCAAGCCCCCACGAGGTCACCCGGAAGGGCATCGCCCGGGCTTTCCAAAACATTGAGCTCTTCTCTGGCCTTACCGTGTTGGAAAACCTCATGCTGGCCCGGCACACCTACCTGGGCTACAACTTGCTGGAGGCCGGGGCCTTTTATGGGAGGGCCCTGGCCAAGGAGGTGGAAAACCGCCGGGTGGTGGAGGAGGTCATTGACTTCATGGAGCTGGAGCCTTACCGCAAGGCCCTGGTGGGGAATCTCCCCTATGGGGTCAGGAAGCGGGTGGAGGTGGCCCGGGCCCTTTCCCTTTCCCCCAAGCTCCTCCTTCTGGACGAGCCCATGGCGGGGATGACCCTGGAGGAAAAGGAGGACATGGTGCGCTTCATCCTGGAGATCCGGGCTCAAGGCACCACGGTAATCCTCATTGAGCACGACTTGGGCGTGGTCATGGACATCTCCGACCGGGTCTATGTGCTGGACTTCGGCCAGGTGATCGCCGAGGGGGCCCCGGAGGAGGTGGCCAGGAATCCCCGGGTGCAGGAGGCCTACCTGGGGGTGGGAGCATGAAGGCCCTGAGGTCCTCCTACGAGATGAAGCGCTACACCCTGCCCCAGCTTCTGCGCCTGAGGGCGGAAGAGGAGGGGGACCGGGTGGCCTTGAGGGAAAAGGACTACGGTATCTGGAATGAGATCACCTATTCCGAGTATTATGAACAGGTTCTTCTCTTCGCCCACGGCCTTCTTGACCTGGGGTTCCAACCCGGAGAGAGGCTGGCCATCATCGCCGACAACATCCCGGAGTGGCTCTATGCGGAGCT from Thermus albus includes the following:
- a CDS encoding DUF3084 domain-containing protein, with translation MTFWALLFLILFLAALVAYLGDRVAKWAGKRHYRLFGLRPRQTATLVAVLTGVGIALFSYLGFLLVFREAREVILEAQAIRAERDQLRREQQVLLEAKAAMEAEASRALAELNALREERRTLLQALEQAGVVRSRLEEEAKALASQVKALEGERETLLKERAALQAERQALAQLLEERNQELAKKTAELTEKARELKALEQRLTVLQEAAKRAEAEKARFTEEKRRLQGDVLQALARLEETRRERQALAQEVEALRGRLARAREELLKTEERVRSLLVQAEVLQGERGQLSQSLVRLSQGLYLGEVRLGAEEGREALERVAERRARLQGFRGVELLGEATGPGLAVLEGAGYQEGRLLVRVRFYPERRAFAQGEVLAARTFRLSTPARDQEVLEALGEAMRKRLLEAGFPPEYATFPSPEELARGLNLLQGRRGVVRVGVVAAKEAWTTEKPLLSFQLLGGPPGPEVPVPTRQVP
- the ftsY gene encoding signal recognition particle-docking protein FtsY; translated protein: MGFFDRLKAGLAKTRETLLKAIPWGGSPEEVLEELEMALLAADVGLEATEELLAEVKASGRKDLKEAVKEKLVQMLEPDERRATLRKLGFRPQNLKPVEPQGHVVLMVGVNGVGKTTTIAKLGRYYRNLGKKVMFCAGDTFRAAGGAQLAEWGKRLGVPVIQGPEGADPAALAFDAASARKARGYDLLLVDTAGRLHTKHNLMEELKKVKRAIAKADPGEPKEVWLVLDAVTGQNGLEQARRFHEAVGLTGVIVTKLDGTAKGGVLVPIVRTLRVPIKFIGVGEGPDDLQPFDAEAFVEALLEA
- a CDS encoding DUF5522 domain-containing protein, yielding MAEAELQEGEDFYWEEGRMVFTEVYLRKRGYCCGTGCRHCPWPRGEEEA
- the lptB gene encoding LPS export ABC transporter ATP-binding protein produces the protein MDGELLAKGLRKRYGPREVVRGVDLSLKRGEIVALFGPNGAGKTTTFYMVVGFIRPTAGSIFLKGQEVGRLPMYRRARLGLGYLPQEPSAFRRMTVLENLLAVLEFQPLSRKERLEKAKALLEELSIYHLKDQMAYALSGGERRRLEMARALCTDPDFILLDEPFTGVDPKNVKEIQKVIAELRERRGVGVFITDHAVRETLAITDRVYVMYDGEILFHGDPETFARDQGVRRHYLGEDYEL
- the gltX gene encoding glutamate--tRNA ligase yields the protein MVVTRIAPSPTGDPHVGTAYIALFNYVWAKKNRGRFLVRIEDTDRTRYVPGAEERILAALKWLGIPYDEGPDIGGPHGPYRQSERLPLYREHAQELLRRGWAYRAFETPEELERIRKEKGGYDGRARNIPPEEAEERAKRGEPHVIRLKVPRPGTTEVKDELRGVVVYDNGEIPDVVLLKSDGYPTYHLANVVDDHLMGVTDVIRAEEWLVSTPIHVLLYQAFGWEVPKFYHMPLLRNPDKTKISKRKSHTSLEWYRAEGFLPEALRNYLALMGFSMPDGREIFTLEELIQAFTWERVSLGGPVFDLEKLRWLNGKYIREVLPLEEVAERVKPFLREAGLSWPDEAYLRRAVELMRPRFDTLKELPEKARYLFSEDYPMGAKALEKLKEGLPVLKEVEPLLRAQGDWSEASLDALLRGLAQEKGLKLGQVAQPLRAALTGSLETPGLFEIMALLGKERALSRLERALKPPHSA
- a CDS encoding disulfide bond formation protein B is translated as MNRGLLLLAFSWVVALVATLGSLYYSEVRLFLPCELCWYQRIFMYPQAVLLGLALWRQDLAVWPYSLALSLVGAGFSTLHLLEQRFPDLFTLACKPPVPCNVEYIPQFPIPLQALIAFILIALSMGLLAREARQRG
- a CDS encoding ATP-dependent helicase, producing the protein MDAPLTQPSEEALLSSLNQAQRQAVMHFEGPALVVAGAGSGKTRTVVHRVAYLMAKRGVYPSEILAVTFTNKAAEEMRERLRRMVRGAGELWVSTFHSAALRILRVYGERVGLRPGFVVYDEDDQTALLKEVLKELGLAARPGPIKGLLDRAKNRGEAPESLLSELPDYYAGLSRGRLLDVLKRYEEALRAQGALDFGDILLYALRLLEEDREVLKRVRKRARFIHVDEYQDTNPVQYRFTKLLAGEEANLMAVGDPDQGIYSFRAADIKNILDFTRDFPGAKVYRLEENYRSTEAILRFANALIVHNALRLEKTLRPVKPGGEPVRLYRAKDARDEARFVAEEIGRLGPPLDRVAVLYRTNAQSRLLEQALASRGIPARVVGGVGFFERAEVKDLLAYARLSLNPLDAVSLKRVLNTPPRGIGPATVEKVEALARELGLPLYEALKVAVGSLARPAPVRHFLALMEELQELAFGPAEGFFRHLLEATDYPAYLKEAYPEDYEDRLENVEELLRAAREAEGLMEFLDKVALTARAEEPGEPGGKVALMTLHNAKGLEFPVVFVVGVEEGLLPHRSSLSTLEGLEEERRLFYVGVTRAQERLYLSYAEEREVYGRTEATRPSRFLEEVEEGLYQEYDPYRTPTKAPPAHRPKPGAFKGGEKVVHPRFGQGTVVAAMGDEVTVHFEGVGLKRLSLKYADLRPLG